The genomic window GGACATCAAGGCCTGCAGACTCATCCCGGCGTTGGCGAGTTCGGTGGCCCAGGTGTGGCGCAACTGATGTGGAGTGACCATCAGGACGCCGCCGTCGGGACGGTGCAACCCGGCGGATTCAGCGGCGGTGAGCAGCCCGTTGCGCAGCCGGGTGTAGCCCAGGCGGCGTCCGTGCCGGGTGAACAGAAAGTCGGTGAGCACGCCGGTGCGTGGGTGCGGCAGCGGCCGGTGCGTGCCGCGGAGGGCGACCCACTCGTCGAGCGCGGCGAGGGTCGCGGCGGAGAGCGGGACCATGCGTTCGGTGGCGAGCTTGCCCAGTGGCACCTTCAGCCAGGTTCCGGCCGGTCCGTAGTCGATGATGCTGCCCAGTTCGAGGTCGAGCAGTTCCCCCGCCCGCAGGCCGGCACCACGCAGCACGGTCAGGCCGATGCGGGCGAACGGATCCTGCAGGTGGGCAACGGCGTTCATCACTGCCGCGTCCACATCGGGTGCTAGCGCGCGTGGCAACGGCTGGTCGAGTTTGGGGACGTCGGCGGCGAATACCAACCGCCGTGGTGGGGCCTGCGCCCAGCCCCAGGCGGTGATGTCGTCGAGCAGGTTGCGCAGACTGAGCACTGCCGACTGGGCCACCGCGGCCGAGACGGTGCGCCCGGCGCCCGCGGCGGCGCGCTGACCACGCCAGCCCCGGGTGCGATTCCATTTCAGGTAGCCCTCGATGCAGCTCCGGTCGAGTTCACGCAGGCTGATGACGTCGGGATGGTGAGCGGTGAGGTATTCGGCGAAGGGCAGCAGGTCGTTGATCAGCGACTCGACCGATTTGGGCCGCAGCACCGCCGCGCGCACGCCGATGTAGCGCAGCAACGTCTGACGGATCGGGTCGGGCATCTCCACCTCGGTGAAGCGCTGCTCGAGGCTACGGGCCCACCGCCGGCGTTTCGGCGCGGTGTCGATGACCGCGGTCTCGAACAACAGCTGCCGCAGGCTGGCCAGCCGCCCCCTGTATGCCCGCCGCGACGATGGCGGCACCACGGTACGTGACAGCGCGGCGTCGAAGTCGTCGAGCGCGTCGCCGGTCAGGTCGGCGACCATTCCGCCGTGGTGTGCCAGCACTACCGCCAGACATTCGCCGAGGACCGTCTCGACCCAGGAACTCCTCCAGCCCAACCGAATTCCCGCATTCCGCAACGCGGCGAATCCGCTCGGATCCCGGTCCTCCACTGCGCGGCCCAGCCCGGTCAACTGTTTGACCGCGGCCAGCTCGACGTCCAGCCGTAACCGGCCGGTGCCGATCGTGTGACAGATCAGCGGCCACGCCCCGGTGTCCCGTATCTCGGCGATCCGCTCGGCTGCCGGCAGCGTCATCCAGGCGTGCAGGTCGCGGTGGCGTGCGGTGAAGTCGCGAGCGATCCGAATCCGGTCGCGTACCGCCCGCCCGCTCAAACCCAGGGTGGCGACGTGGTCGAGATAATCCGCCACCACCTCGTCGGCGCCTACGGGTTGGCCGACCAACACCGTGGTCACTGCCGGGCTCCGGCCAACGTCGCACGAGCAGCACCGTATTCGGCGGCGAGCTGCTCGATCGACAAATGCACGTAGCGGGCCGTGGTCTCCGGCGAGACATGCCCCATCAACGCCCGCAACGCCAGCAGATCGATTCCGGCCGCCGACAATTCGGTGCCGTAGGTATGCCGTAAACGGTGCGGGCGGACTCTTGTGGCGCCAGAGGTCTCCCGGTGCCGACGGAACAGGCTGCGCAGCCCGGCCTCGCTGACCGGTGCACCGGTCGTCGGGCCGCGCAGCACTACGAAGCACTGCGGCGTCGCCAACCCCGGCGGCCGCTCCCATCGCAGGTAGGCGGCGAGCTCGGTGAAGAACGCCGCATCGACCGGGACATGACGTTCCTTGCCGCCCTTGCCGATCACCCGAAGCCGGCGCCGGCCCATATCGACGTCGGCGAGCAGCAGGCCACGCGCCTCGGCCGAACGCAGCCCTCCGAGTAGCATCACCAGCACCATCGCCCGGTCCCGGTGCGTTGCCAGTGTCGCCAGGAACGCGTCGACATCGTTGGTGGACAACGATTCCGGAAGACGCTGCGGCTGACGCACCAACCTACCGCCACTGCGTGCACGCCCGGGACCCAGATGACCGAGCAACCCCCGCTGCGACTGGCGCAGCCCCTGTCCCCGCCGCGGCGACGGCACCGGATTGTCGGTGCAGACACCGGTCATCACCAGATACTCGAATAACGCGCGCACTGCCGCGACCCGGCGGTTCACCGTCGAAGCTGCCGGCGGGGTCGACGAGCGGTGACCGCCGGTGGGCTGGTCCGTTCGGCGGACGCCTTGCCAGTCGATCCAGTCGAACACCAACGGCGCATCGACCGCGGCGAGCCCGACCGCTTGCTGGACGAGGAACCGGCTCAAATTGGCGACGTCGAATGCGTAGGCCCGCACCGTGGCCGCGCTGAACCCCCGTCCCGCCAAATGGTTGAGAAACGCGTTCACCGCGTCCTGCCCGTCCCAGTCGCCCTCCAGGACATATCCGCTGTCGCTCTTGAGTACCCGCATCGCCGCTCCGCCTTCCCCCACCGAGATGCAGACAGCATCCATCCGTGCTCAGCGCTTGTGCGTGAACCTCACGCTGCAGCCCGAACCGTGTCCCCGGAGAGCCGGTTAACGGATAGACTCAACAAAGAGATCCGCCGCCGCACCGACGTCGTCGGCATCTTTCCCGACCGCAACGCCCTCATCCGCCTGGTCGGTGCTGTCCTGGCCGAACAACACGACGAATGGGCCGAATCGCGCCGCTACCTCGGCCTAGAGCTCCTCAGCAAATCCCGCGCCGACCACACGCCATCAGCAGAACAGGAGGGCAGCCCGGCGGCACTGACCGCCTGAACTATTACCTCGAAGAATCACACGACGACGTCGTACACCACGTCCCTGGACTTGACCTGGCCCGGCCTCATAGGCCACTCGCACCGGGCCTCGCAACCGGTGCAACCAATCCAAGATCTCACCGTGATCAGGACACAACCGCGCCCGTTCGACTCGACCCGTCTGTTCATCGACGGCATGAGCAACCACCGAAAGCGCGTGCACGTCCAACCCGACACTCGTACCGTTGAAACTCACCTGAGGCCTCCTGATCTGCAACTGTGGCTCTACCCGTGCGAGTGTTCACCCGACACCGGCAACCCACGTCCGATTGCAGCCCGAGGCCTTCGGCCTCGAGTCAGCCTCCATACCGTCTAGGCACCGTCACACCGGAAACCGTGGTCGAGACCCGGCTTGCCGAGTCGACGGGGGGTCTTGCTGACGCGCTCTCGATGGCAGAAGCCGAGTGGCAACGGGTTCGGGGACGAATGATCTTCGAACAAGAGGAGCTGGACTGGGAGGTCTACCGGTTGTACGGCCTGATCGACGCCGACCTCACGTACTGGGGCTCCGCTATCGAAGGAATTGTCCTCGGGCAGCGGGCGTTTGAGATTAACCTTGCCCGACGTGTCGAAGAAGGCGCCGAGGAGACGGCGTGGTTCGAACGTCACAATTCGACTGCGGTCACGGAGCTGCCCGCATCCTGGCCCGACGACTACAAATCCCTTGTTCAGCGTCGGCTCGAACTGATCGAGTCAGACCGCAACATCCGTCTGTTGGAGCAGCCAGAGTTCAAGCGCCGCTGGGCCATCACTGATTGGTCGACTCAGCGAAAGGGGGCGCTGCAACAAGCAGTCCTCGACCGCCTTGAGGGCCCGACGCTATGGCAGGACGCGCAAGGCCCAACCACGAGGTCGGTGGCCGAGCTCGCGGATCTACTCCGTGCAGACACGGTGCTGAAGGAACTCGCTCGTGCACTCACCGGCACCGCTGAGCCAGATCTTGCTGCCTTGATTGGAGGTCTGATCTCGGATGAGGCGGTGCCATTCCTGGCCGCCTACCGTTACAAACCTGCTGGAGTTGAGAAGTACCGGGCGTGGCAGGAGGTGTGGGCTTTGCAGCGTCGCGAGGACGCCGGCGAAAAAGTCACGATCCCGGTGCCGCCCAAGTATGCCCAGGTCGACTTTCGAAAGACGACGTATTGGAAAGCGCGTGGCAAGCTCGACGTACCCAAGGAGCGGTTTATCGCGTATCCCGGCGTGACGCGCGAAGGCGACCCGACGCCTGTGCTCGGATGGGCCGGGTGGTCCCACCGAGATCAGGCGCTTGCTCTTGCCCGCGAGATTCCTGTCCAACAGG from Mycobacterium kubicae includes these protein-coding regions:
- a CDS encoding tyrosine-type recombinase/integrase, which codes for MTTVLVGQPVGADEVVADYLDHVATLGLSGRAVRDRIRIARDFTARHRDLHAWMTLPAAERIAEIRDTGAWPLICHTIGTGRLRLDVELAAVKQLTGLGRAVEDRDPSGFAALRNAGIRLGWRSSWVETVLGECLAVVLAHHGGMVADLTGDALDDFDAALSRTVVPPSSRRAYRGRLASLRQLLFETAVIDTAPKRRRWARSLEQRFTEVEMPDPIRQTLLRYIGVRAAVLRPKSVESLINDLLPFAEYLTAHHPDVISLRELDRSCIEGYLKWNRTRGWRGQRAAAGAGRTVSAAVAQSAVLSLRNLLDDITAWGWAQAPPRRLVFAADVPKLDQPLPRALAPDVDAAVMNAVAHLQDPFARIGLTVLRGAGLRAGELLDLELGSIIDYGPAGTWLKVPLGKLATERMVPLSAATLAALDEWVALRGTHRPLPHPRTGVLTDFLFTRHGRRLGYTRLRNGLLTAAESAGLHRPDGGVLMVTPHQLRHTWATELANAGMSLQALMSLLGHVTPQMTIRYATLASPTLRAAYDEAMGKMRRQFTLTPVGKPILPDKVGWLHSEMLKTRVAHGYCARHESAGACPYANICETCDNYVTAPEFRDTLTDQLADVQALRTDAECRGWTDEAARHDRVAHALTDHLQRLDR
- the pglX gene encoding BREX-2 system adenine-specific DNA-methyltransferase PglX; its protein translation is MVETRLAESTGGLADALSMAEAEWQRVRGRMIFEQEELDWEVYRLYGLIDADLTYWGSAIEGIVLGQRAFEINLARRVEEGAEETAWFERHNSTAVTELPASWPDDYKSLVQRRLELIESDRNIRLLEQPEFKRRWAITDWSTQRKGALQQAVLDRLEGPTLWQDAQGPTTRSVAELADLLRADTVLKELARALTGTAEPDLAALIGGLISDEAVPFLAAYRYKPAGVEKYRAWQEVWALQRREDAGEKVTIPVPPKYAQVDFRKTTYWKARGKLDVPKERFIAYPGVTREGDPTPVLGWAGWSHRDQALALAREIPVQQALGADDAALEPLVAGLVELEPWLAQWHSEIEPQFGASPASVITGVVDQYLARMEKTRVQVTEWMPPAPTRGRRASR
- a CDS encoding tyrosine-type recombinase/integrase, whose translation is MRVLKSDSGYVLEGDWDGQDAVNAFLNHLAGRGFSAATVRAYAFDVANLSRFLVQQAVGLAAVDAPLVFDWIDWQGVRRTDQPTGGHRSSTPPAASTVNRRVAAVRALFEYLVMTGVCTDNPVPSPRRGQGLRQSQRGLLGHLGPGRARSGGRLVRQPQRLPESLSTNDVDAFLATLATHRDRAMVLVMLLGGLRSAEARGLLLADVDMGRRRLRVIGKGGKERHVPVDAAFFTELAAYLRWERPPGLATPQCFVVLRGPTTGAPVSEAGLRSLFRRHRETSGATRVRPHRLRHTYGTELSAAGIDLLALRALMGHVSPETTARYVHLSIEQLAAEYGAARATLAGARQ